GTACCGCTCGCGGCGCAGGGTCGCGATCAGCTCGTCGAGCTCCACGTCTTCGGCAATCGCGATCATGTCGGTGCGAGGGCGCATCACGTCCAGCGCCTTTTTGTTGTGGAAGTCGAACACGCCGGCCAGCATGGCCGAGTCGGATTCGTCGAGCGTGCCGTGCGCACGGGCCTGCATCACGAGCAATCGCAGCTCTTCCGGGCTGTGCACATGTCCCCCTTCGGAGACCGGCTGGACGCCGAGCAGCTTGAGCAACCGGTTGGCGGTACCGTTCAGCATGCCGATGAAGGGTGACATGACGCGCGAGAAGAGCATGAGCGGGCGGACCACCCAGCGGCTCACGCTTTCCGGGCGTGCAAGGGCGATCGACTTCGGGGCCAGCTCGCCGAGCACGATGTGCAGGAAGGTGATGACGAGAAACGCGACCGCGATCCCGGCGCCGGTGTGCGCGGCGCCTGTCGCTGGCTCAACGCCCACCAGATGCAGCGCGCGGTCGACCAACACGGCGATGGCCGGCTCACCGATCCAGCCGAGGGCGAGGGACGCGAGGGTAATGCCGAGTTGCGTGCCCGAGATGTATCGGTCCAGCTGGCTGAGGGCGCGCTGCACGACCTTCGCGCTGCTGTCCCCCTCGGCGGCCATCTGGTCGATACGGCTTCGCCGGACCGCCACGAGCGCGAACTCGGCGGCGACAAAGAAGGCATTGAGCAGGACCAGCAGCAGAACGACGAGCAATCGGCCCGAAGCCACCCCGAAGGTGAGTTCGTCGACGACCGGCGAAGAAGGGTCAGCAAGCATACTGAAAGGAAACGGACACGCGGGTGATTCGTCAGGGTAGTGCAATCTGCAAGAGTGCCGGGCATTCCGCTTCTGCGGCATTCTGCAAGACTCACGACTTCTGTGCGCTATACCCCCGCGATCCCGCAGGTCCCGATTCAGGAGATGCTCGACCCGCGCCGCGT
This region of Gemmatimonas groenlandica genomic DNA includes:
- a CDS encoding hemolysin family protein, which gives rise to MLADPSSPVVDELTFGVASGRLLVVLLLVLLNAFFVAAEFALVAVRRSRIDQMAAEGDSSAKVVQRALSQLDRYISGTQLGITLASLALGWIGEPAIAVLVDRALHLVGVEPATGAAHTGAGIAVAFLVITFLHIVLGELAPKSIALARPESVSRWVVRPLMLFSRVMSPFIGMLNGTANRLLKLLGVQPVSEGGHVHSPEELRLLVMQARAHGTLDESDSAMLAGVFDFHNKKALDVMRPRTDMIAIAEDVELDELIATLRRERYSRYPVYRETQDDIVGVFLAKDFWLDEHPESFSLRDHLREPMFVPATRAAERVLDDLRRTRAHLAVVLDEYGGTAGIVTMEDLIEEVVGDIADEYDPLSRDALLFDGVLELAGSMSLVDVRSDHKLPIPEGDWSTLGGYAFAMLGRLPKVGDRVTYPGGELEIVAMDGRRVAALRVHLRTEVPSAI